The following coding sequences are from one Onychomys torridus chromosome 14, mOncTor1.1, whole genome shotgun sequence window:
- the Gsc gene encoding homeobox protein goosecoid, with product MPASMFSIDNILATRPRCKDSVLPVAPSAAAPVVFPALHGDSLYGAGGGTSSDYGAFYPRPVAPGGAGLPAAVGGSRLGYNSYFYGQLHVQAAPVGPACCGAVPPLGAQQCSCVPTPPGYDGPGSVLVSPVPHQMLPYMNVGTLSRTELQLLNQLHCRRKRRHRTIFTDEQLEALENLFQETKYPDVGTREQLARKVHLREEKVEVWFKNRRAKWRRQKRSSSEESENAEKWNKASSKASPEKREEEGKSDLDSDS from the exons ATGCCCGCCAGCATGTTCAGCATCGACAACATCCTGGCCACCCGGCCGCGCTGCAAGGACTCGGTGCTCCCGGTGGCGCCCAGCGCCGCGGCTCCGGTGGTCTTTCCGGCTCTGCATGGGGACTCGCTCTATGGCGCGGGCGGTGGCACCTCCTCGGACTACGGCGCCTTCTACCCTCGTCCTGTGGCCCCTGGAGGCGCGGGCCTCCCGGCCGCGGTCGGCGGCTCCCGCCTAGGCTACAACAGCTACTTCTACGGGCAGCTGCACGTGCAGGCGGCGCCCGTGGGCCCGGCCTGCTGCGGGGCTGTGCCGCCGCTGGGCGCCCAGCAGTGCTCCTGCGTCCCGACACCCCCAG GCTACGACGGTCCCGGCTCTGTGCTGGTGTCCCCGGTGCCGCACCAGATGTTGCCCTACATGAACGTTGGCACGCTGTCGCGCACTGAGCTGCAGCTGCTCAACCAGCTGCACTGTCGGCGGAAGCGGCGGCACCGCACCATCTTCACCGACGAGCAGCTCGAAGCCCTGGAGAACCTCTTCCAGGAGACCAAGTACCCAGACGTGGGCACCCGGGAGCAGCTAGCCCGGAAGGTGCATCTCCgggaggagaaggtggag GTCTGGTTTAAAAACCGCCGAGCCAAATGGCGACGACAGAAGCGGTCCTCTTCGGAGGAGTCGGAAAACGCCGAGAAGTGGAACAAGGCGTCTTCGAAAGCCTCGCccgagaagagggaagaggaaggtaaAAGCGATTTGGACTCGGACAGCTGA